The Drosophila sulfurigaster albostrigata strain 15112-1811.04 chromosome 3, ASM2355843v2, whole genome shotgun sequence genomic sequence CCATGGCGGAAAACCTCAAGTAACTGCTAAGCTAAGGCTGcttcatttgttttaatattcttCAAGTGTTTTCATGACTGCCatgtaaaatttattgcagCTTAACAATGGAGGAAAGCTCGACTCTCGCGACTCTTTTACGCCTCCTCATCAATtcttgcttcttttttttgtgctccgCGCGCCCACTTTTTACTTGGGTAGTTAGAAACTTTGGTTAAACAAACTTTCCgcctaacaaaaaaaaaaaaataacagaaaaaataaaacgcattTGAAATCCAGAGCAAAAAACATaaagttttccatttaatgcaCGCTTGGCTCAAATTCACTTTCATTATTGGCCAAAAGCAGCTCACTCAAAATGAAGTCCCACCATTTCCTATAAACTACGCTGagtcattttatttaagtgtTGTCCGAATggcatttacatttcaaaatttataaaagtcTTCTGTAAGAGATTATTATAGTtgcgaaattaaaaatagcaccaatttttaattttaatattattttgttgattataTAACTATGGATTTTTggaataaatattcaatacatatatttttaataaaagagaGAGTTTatagcaaaagtatttcttaaattgatattttaaacTTCGCAGCTTTATGGACGTAAACCACTTTAagctatatttatttatttccatccATTTaagtatgtatgcatatgaacgtaattagaaaaaataacaacatttagcactgacaacaaaacaaaatttaaacatattataaatttaaaattgttcacaaattcaaaatttaattaaacgttAAATGATTATTccgaatataaaataattaaaaatcattgaaaattaaaatagaacTTCTTCAGCTActattaacaattatttaattaatttatttattattcattcgGTGGTAaactcaattatttataaatatacaaaatgaagtATCTACACTTCagtaattaaatgtattttactaAACTTTGCTAATGATTGCCGACACGTGGACAGTGGTTAATTAGTGGATCTGACTTGTTGCTCTGTCAATTTATTTCGGATGTATTCAGTCTAATTGCTGCTGGAAACGAATAAaactgtaataaaataaattctggTTATTTTCGGTTCCGTCAATAAATCACTTTTGCTCCGTCCATTCGTATAAAAGTCGTTCGtttagcatacttttgggacTGTGTAAACAGCATGGCAGCATTTACTTAAGAACTGAATTGCAAAGTGACATACTTAATTCAGCCTTTGCTTTGCTCATTTTCTGCCTGACTAAATCATTGAGGACCCGGCCAGCATAATGGAGTTAGATAGATTCGTATCTTTTCTAATTTGCTGCCCAAGTGCTTGTTAGCTAGCTCATTAAAAAGTCAACCAGACCGCCAACAAATCGTCTACTTAGGTTAAAAcccaacacaaacacatacacacacacacatacacacagaaaaaGACAAAATGGAGACAATGCTGCACAATGGTGAATAAAAAAGGGGAAAGTCTACGAGGAGGCCACCAAGCACGTGCCTTGTAAAAACGAgtagaaaatttgaaaatagttGTTGTAGTACTTCATAGCCACACACATAGTGGAAATTGTCTAAGCTCAACTAGCAACTGCTTCGACAGTCGCTAAGCCAGTAAGTtcatcagtcagtcagttagttaGTTTGTCAGTCAGTGCCTCTAAGAGACTGTCGAAGTTGTTGCTCAGTTGTTTTGTGGCTTTTACACAGACAATTTGCCAAGGCTAATAATCAGTGGCAGCTGGCAAGCAAGATTTTCGGGTCCTAAGTCAACACACAGCCAGCACATTTGGCATTTCCTTCCTCTTTGTTTGGGCGGGcgagagacagacagtcagccagccagacagacagttcagttcagttcagttcagttctaGCCAAACCGAAATATGGTTAAGTGATTTTAGTAGTGACAGCACTTTCTCTCACCTACTGAATGACAATTCCCCTGATGCTGCAAAATATTATGTACAACTCGAACACAACAGTGAATAGTATCTGTAGTCGTTACTCATTTCGGATGagagttaaaaaaatatttgcagcagcagcttttaCTTTTCCATtagtacaaatatttttgttgaatgcATCCCCAAGGTAACCTTTGCTCGTATTTCTATTTGGTTTCCTGTGTCCTCTGTCCTCCGTCCTTTGTCCGTTCTTCTTCTGCTCTTCTGCCCTGTTTCGTTGGCTTTTCCTTAGCTCCATCGAATGGATTTTAAAATCCATTTTGAAGATATTTGCTCAATAGCTACTGCTTTTGCTCATGCTGCATCTTGAGCAGGACTAAAAAAAGatgagcgaaaaaaaaaacagaaaatataaatccAGAGAGTCGCATTATGAGAcgacaaaaattgaaaactaaagtGCACTTGTGCGACATTCGAGGGACACACGACGAAAAGACACCCGACGCTCGCTCTCACCAGTTTTTGGCAAATAGTCCTTTTTTGGGCTCTTGGACGCAACCAAAAGCCAGCGCAATCCTTAACGGAAATTCTGTCCTGCTCGTTAGCATTGCTTTACCAGCGAACTTCAGCGGTGGCTTGCCTTGGCTTGGTGGAAATATGTTTTGGGGATATGAATTTCTCAAAAGGCCTTTGAATTTTTAGTTCATTAAATGTAAGAGCCAGAGCATCAGTTACTATGGTCGCATCTTGCAGCTGTTAGAGTGCAATAGAAACCAGCTCAGCAATTAAGTATTTGGTATgaagaatattatattaaaaatacactcAAAGAAAGACTCAAATTCAAACAGTTAtttatcttttcttttcattaaatCAGTCTCAAATGATTCCGATTTAATAACACATATTGTATGCATGCAGCTCAGTTGAATtcaaacgaaaatgaaattgtgcaGAGACGTCAACAAACGTTTCTGTGTTGGCCTCTTTTATTGTTACTCCATTTATGCCCGTTCGAGCCCATTGTACAGACCATTAGTGTGTTCAATTTGAGCACGAAACGTTTTGGCAGAGAGTCGGAGGAATAGCACACGTTGACAGGCAAaggaaaaagagagagaggaggtgGCAGTGAAGAGCATGTGTGCATATATTTAGGAGTAGTTGTTTATTTGGTGAATTTGGTTTGGTGCCACATGAGTGCCACTTGTGGCACGCGCCATTTTTCAGCGCTATCCATTTTTGGGCGACGCAAATAACGAGGCAAAtttgtggatgtggatgaaTGTTGCATGGCAAGCAGAATGTGCGGTGGCTCCACACACAAAAGCTGATTCAAAAGCAATGTCAAAACCTATTGAAATGGCGGATAGCTTCGCCGTTGTTTCTCTCTAGCATTCACCTGAAGGGATTTCAtctgactgattgattgacaaTATGCGTAAGCTGGCAGCTTAGACAAATGCCTGATGCGTGCGTGGCTCCATTGTCGAGTCGAGCCGAGTGGAGTCGAGTCGCCTATGATTAAAGTGgatgagcgagagagagtagATTGAGTAAAGCCGTTGACATAATGGCAAATCATTTCTACAAGGCATTCGATTTAATACCAAAAGCCTGtcaaattgattaattaatgaaaCAATGAGTCAAACGATATTGATATCTCTCTGGCAACTGCAATCGATGATAAATGAAGCGAATCGTTCGTACGtacgttcgttcgttcgtctACCCTGTCGTATACGTATTATGCAAAAAGTTGCTCTTCACACCGAATTGTCAGCCATTGACCAAAAGTCATTTGCGTGGAGGAAAATGATGCGTAAACCATTTGAAgttgaattaaattgtttgtgtgGGGGAGGAGTGAATTTCATTTCGGCCAAAAATTgggaaaatggcaaatggcttCTCTCCCGTTGCCTGCGGTTGAAAGTTTCCTTTCTGgacttttcgttttcaattaaCTCAATAATGGCATTTTAAAGTATCTGCCTTCACGCTGTCACACCACGGGAAACATTTGCTGCATTGATTTTCTGTGAtgccttttgtgtgtgttttgaaaCTGAAAGTACATTTCCGAATAACTTtgccatttttaattattaaaaatatttgggGCAAGTATTTGGAAAATGTGATTTCAACTCGCACccaaaattattgtaaattgtttcaagagaattgaaaattaaattgaatgtttTCTCTGGCaatagaaaatacattttgtgtgtattgttttagcgaaatttaaaagtattgaaatttcaattgtatGTTTTTCTTGTATAATATtggaatttaaattgcatattcTACATATATACAGGCTCTCCACATATGGTAATGTACTTTGTATGGCGACCACAAATTACACAATTTGGTTGCTTAAATGCGTCGCCAGTTTCAGCGCTCACGTGTCGTATACATCATATGCTGTGTTACGCTTCGTGTACGCAACATTTGGATGCTGGACTCGTGGCGTGCAATGCTAATTGTTTAAAGCACATAATTATGCAGTCAGCCagcacatacaaacacacactcacagagaCAGCTAGAGATACAGACATAGAAATACAGACAGACGGGGGAGTacacggcgtatgcgtaatatgttaatatatcATGCTttttatgttgctgctgttactcATTTCTCCGTAGGTGTggagggggaagggagtgGGAGCAACTTCATGGCACGGCAGacatgaaaaatgcaaaaatgtaaaagagCCACGCCCCCGCGATTGCCACCGTCGCCACCTATGtatacgtgtatgtgtgtgtgagtgtgcgtgctGCTATAAATTTTGAGCCCGGTCCCTCTCTGTgtgactgtctgtctgccctGGTGCTTGGTCCCTCGTTCGTCTCAGTTTGTTACACTAAAACAAAAGGCGACGCAAAAACCTCGTTTTGGACTCTTGagttgaaaatttgaaaattaaatgaagtcAGTGACTGTGTCAGTGACGGAAATGAGTTTGCCATTTTGGATGATAAACCCACCCCTTCCCTCCTTAACCCACGCCTTTAACCCCATTTTGACAGAGAGGCGCACATAGTTAACGTTGCATGAAGCAACCCAACCGGAGTATTTATGACTTTTGaagttgtatatatgtatgtatgtgtgtacatatatgaatTCATTAGCATAGAGTATGGAGAGGAGGGGAGGGAAGGGGGAGAGAGCTTATCACATGCAGATGACTTGGGGAACACATCCATCATCAACTAAAATGTTAAGCGATAAATTCATCGTGTTCAATAGCCAACGCAGGCAAATGCCTACGAATGAAGGACTGCAAGGACTGATGAACAGGATATGCAGGACATGGGGCAGTTAACTTGCCTCACAAGTGTTGCAGTTGATTGACCAAATTGAATTGTGTgcattgtgtgttgtgtgttgtgggcGATTTCTCAATCCAGCTTGCTCAGCACTTGCTGTAGATATTGCTGATGCTGTTACTTAAACGCATTAAATACACACTTTGCACAGACTAACAGGAGCAATTCGAGACAGCAGCAGGTATCACAAAGCAGACAACTAAATGCTATAACAGATGACAGCGAATTAGACCAAAATGCAGCTAATAAATAACGGAATGATAATGCATCAAACTAAAAACATTCAATTTGGCTACATCAAAACATTAAAACCACTTTTAAAAGATGGGATGTAATCTGGTATTGTTAAGGGCAAGATTATTTATCcgattcaatttaaattggtTTCGCAATATCAAAATTTCCTAAGGAAAGTGGCATCAACACCTCAGTCCTCTTCATTTGGATACACTGCTattcttataatttttttctgcttcttattttgttaattatgcCTTAAATTTTTTTGGTGTCTAAGGGTTTGAGCGATGAGAGtctctataataataaatgcttaGCGATCAGTGAAAACTACAACTACACCCCACATTCCACTAGAGCTAGGAGTTAATGGGTCTCGCTTCGCTGGTAAATGATGATCCAGAGTGCCATAAGCTACAATTGGGAATTCCCAAAGTTGTGCACCACCGAAGTACTTAGGTACAGAGCAAACCTAAGATTTATATACAGTACATATTAGGTATTCACAAAAGTCATGTTACATACCGAAGGTAATTACCTGATTTACCTATTTTATAGCGGTACGTTTGAAAAACATATGGTAGtcttaaataagaaattttgtCCGATTTTggctaaactaaactaaactaaacttgTCTGCAGCTGGTGCAGGCTTAAGCAGGGTTACAATTCAGGTAGGAAATATACCTAAGTTTCCATAATCATACTGAGGCTGATCCCTGATCACTACTTTCTGTATAAATAGTTTGCCACCATTCAGCAGGACATCAGTCAGCCATCAGCATTACATCGTTCAACATGCGAGCTCACTATCTGTCGCGCTTCGTCTTTGAAACTACAAGCAATGTACGAACCTTTCGGCATCAACCGTCCATCCACCATCCCCACGTGGAATGTGCGAGTTGTCACAGTCCCGTTGAGGCGAATGAGCCATACAGTCATCATTGGTTGTCCTGTGAAGATGCCCAGCACACCAAGCTGGATCTGGAGAAGAAACTGCTGCTCAGGCAGATCGAGAAGGAACGCATTGAAACCTTTATGATTTGTGATGAAACCCAACAATATGGTGGCGTTGAAGAATTTCTACTGCAAGCCGGAACGCAAGCACTGCCGCAGCTGTTGCGCTTCTTGAAATACAAGGCCAGCGAACTGGTTGTCACTATGGGTTTCTATGTGTCTGTGCCGGGGAAGCGCTTTTACTTCGAGAGTTATTCCTTCTCCATAAAGCATTTCCTGGACATCGAGGCAACAGTCGACATGGTCATCGGTCGGCTCGCTCAGAAGATTTGCAGCTATATGTATATGGCGGAGGGTGTTACCCTGGATTCATGCGCCATCAGGCGCATAAAACTGACTGTCAAACGGCTTAACAATGGACCAGAAGTGCTACCACTGCAGTATCGCATCAAGAACAGTGGCGGCTTCAAGGCCAAGGACAATAATAAGAAGCCGGTGAATTTGTCGCTCCTCAACGAGAGCTATCTCAACTATCATGGAAAACGTTTTGGCAAATTTCCCGACTCCCTGCAAGTGAACCTCTATTGCTTCCATGTCTGCCCCGAGACCAAAGAACTGATTGCCGTGCCGTATTTGATCAGAAGCGAAGATGTGAAGAACACACCCACATTTGTCATTCAAACCGATGTGACTGGGGAATTCAGTGGCATGTATGAAGTACGGAATATTCGAAGATTTCTGCGCACGGAACCCAACGATCGCTTTGTTGAATGCTCCGTTTGTATAGGGGCATTCACGAGTCGTATGCACTTTGTATTACATAAACAAATGGACTGTGGGAATGAGGTTGAGGTCTTGCAAATGGACGGCGAGTCTTTTGAGACATACGACAATTGCATTACTCTGCCAAAGGAGTTCTTTAAGCTCGACTTTATCGGAATTCGAcctaattattaataattataattaatgaatattagCCCTAATAATACGTATCACTTGTAATAGAAAtatatgaatacaaataaattttgattaaaaatataacacaactttttatttaaatttgggGGACTTAAACTTAAAAAGTGAATTGCGGTAAACGTCAATAAGCGAGTAACTTATAAAATCTTGATGTAACTACATACCATCTGTTACATACCtttcctggaggcacaaagtttttACCCTACATGTAGTGGGTATAAACATTTATACGAAATATAATTCCATTTCCAAAAACAACATTCTTGacaatttaagttaattaaactTGCTCTGAGAGCAgaacaataatttcattacaaggcgtttaaatatttgtgaaaatGCATTCGATAACCACATTCCATGTGCATATtgccattttttgttgtgaacCACTTTAAGTGCATTAAAAAGGGCATAAAAAGTCGACTTTGATGCGCGCTCAGCGGTGTGTGCAACGATGCGACACATCAAGGCCTTAAACTGATTAAAAGTTATGTGAAAGCCATTGAAcccattaaacaaataataataataaaaatcaaataatttaatttcataaaatatgctTTACCAGTTAAAAAGCGCCCACCATGAGGCCAATTCTGTTGGCAAGCCAAACCCAAATTGaagcaaaaacgaaacgaaaccaaaccaaaccaaaccgaaaCCAAGCGAACCAACcaattgactgactgactgaatggctgtaaattaaattgcaaaatattcaacaaatatttgcactcaataaaagcaaattgcgTTTGGCATGAATGCaaataaagcaacagcaacagcgacgtcgCCAGAGCCAACTGACTGAAATGGCAACAGGCCAGggacagaaacagaaacagattCCGAatcagaaacagaaacagattTCACTTTTAGATGCCGATTGCCGAGGCAAAGCCAAAACCAACCGGGAAACTgaaaactggcaactggcaaacgagttttttttttctttttttgggaaaCAGCTACGCAAAATCCAAATCAAGCGCACAAATAGCATCAAACAATTTGCGACTAGATTATACATATTCTTTTCTCTTCCCTCTTCTTTGTCACTTCCTCGAGCACTCATAATATTCAAATGCGAGTAATTGTTAACTGGAAAAATGCTGTGCAAGTGTCAAATTTGTTCTATTCATTAGCTGCGCATTCAATCAAAGAGTCAACTTCATTTTTGCTGCAACATCATTGGATATAAGTTAATTTAAACACGGCTTCAAGTTGGggacaaaatcaaatcaaatgcttCAACTTGCTTTTAAGTAGACGAATCTACAATATATTTGTGCAAACAGCTTTtgatcattttaattaattgtaggcaaacaaaattgtctcttctttaataattcataatttaaaggaaattttgtttaactttaCGCCGTCTTTATCTTATCAATAGCTGTCAATTTGCACAGggcttaattaaatttaatctaAGGCCAGTTCCAAGAATTGTGCTTAcccattgccattgcctcgcgttctttttttgtggaaGCGCTTGAACtagaaatatgtttttttttttgttgttaagttGGTGGAAAGTTTGTTGGCCTCTTAAACTACTCGCAAACTCGCGGCATCGCATTTGGCTAATTGCCAACAAGCCGGGaaggagaacaacaacaacttcgacAAGGACACGACAACTTTGCAGTaccttctgctgttgctgccttaaattaatgaaatcatAACGTAGCAGGTGATGAgagcatcgcatcgcatcgcatcccATCACGATGGTAGCTTCCCTCACAATTTAATTgctaattttttataatttttctttcaGCTGCGACTCAACCTTCAGTTCGTTGATTGCTGTTGGTGTATTGCgaatgtgcgtgtgtatatgtgtggggtgcatatttttaaattccattAGGCAAAACGCGCtcactgcgtatacgtaattcaatttgcattagAGCCACGTTGAATCTGGTTGAGAGTTGAACTGAACCGAACCTGAAAACTAAAACTTGGCTGAAGGCGCCTTTAAGGACACTTCAAGCCATAGGCAAATTGTGTGCGGTGGCCTTCTCGTTGCCCCCTTCGAGTGACGCCAGCAAATAGCAAAGAGCAAAcagcaagcggcaagcggcatGTAGCATGCAGCCTGTTGCAGTTGATGTTATGCAGCTGTGGCGCCAGCAACCGCCACTCGATTAAGCGCAGCACTCAACTGACTCAGCTGGCACAAATCTAACTAACTAATTGCCAAGTTTTGCTTGACGCTATAATTGCTTATTACACGGCAAACTAGCTCACAATCCCGTGCAGCCATGAAGCGTACTTGCCACTCCCAGCTCAgagtctccctctctctctctctctgtctctcacaCTCTGTATCACCTCCTCTATTCTCTCTGCTGCATAACGTCATTGTCAATTTGCTAGCAAGTGGCGTGCCATGGCCTGGAAAGCCATTGGCAGCTGGATTCGCAGTTGTACTGCGAAAGCAGCAGctctctctacctctctctgtctatatctacaatatatatatagagccGTGTCAGTTGTAACTACAGTTAATAGCAACAAGAATGAACAAGACTGAGTGCtgttttcattgcatttaatgAAATGGCAGCGTGAAGCTCAGATTCCCTATTCAGCGAATACATCAGATTAGTTGAGTTTtcattgtaataatatttatgatacaAAAATGAGATAGGACTATTCAATTGTCGCAGCTtactttgaatattatatgttataacATAGAAGATAAAGTACAtacttgaatattaaatatttacaaattattcaaaacaaaatcataCGTAATATAACGTATTACttaaatgataattaaaatgtgGAACTGATAGTTTTAATCAACTTATTCCTTTAAAACGTTGTTGGTCTTACacacatattaaatttaccTTTGCAACTCTTTGCctttaatatcaataaaataaatgtgttaatCACTCTGCTGATTAAAAATGAGATGGGATTGTCACATTGTTAAAGCTTGGAAGATAAAGCATACTAAATGATTACAAAGAGTctcttaaataaaatcaaaataaaacctaaaatacaaatttaattactcaGATGTTCAGCAATTTCTTCAGATATCAAATTTACCTTTGCAACGTTTTATatgaatcaaataaataagtttatcACTCTGCTTATTGCGcttaaaagaagaaaaaatgtaaatacaattcAGCTTTATTTTGCTATAAATTCACAAGTACTTGaagtttgcatttaaaaaagcGCGCTGTCCATTGTGAAAAggcacataaaaatataacgtATACGCCGAGTTGCACACACGCATGTAAAGAGAATAAGCAAAAaacagttaattaattaagtatttacacacagcaaatacacacacacacagagcaagTGTGCTGGCAAGTAAAGggagtgcaaaaaaaagagacaagGGAAaggaaggaggaggaggaggaggaggaggggtaAACCAAACGTCAGCCATTGGCATTGCCTTTTACACTTCTTCCTTTTGGAAGCAACAATTGAGGTTAAGTGATTGTTGAGCGTGTAAGTGGCGCTCGTTAGCCCGCTGACAAGACGTGTTCATCAGCCTGTGgctcagtcagtcactcagtcagtcaacCAGTCGCTTGGTCGCTCGGTCGGTTGGTCTGCTTGGGCTGTCAGCAGTGTAACTGTTAGCCAGCCAGGTGGAGCACAGAGCACAGCTGCGTTCTGGCCACGCCAAGTTGCTGGCTGGTTGCTGGCATTAAGCAGACAAACGAGCGGCAGTTAGAGAATGAGctggcaacaacgacaacgagaatgGCAAACGAAACCCATTCGACTGAGAGTCAACCATTTAAATCGAccatttttcatttgacaaCCGAGTGTCAGACGCGTCGCGGGGCGCACTCGAAGGGCGAGTGGCCGAAATGTTTGGGAGGGAGGCGTGTCCATTAGCAATCAGCCTGACCAATCGACCAAAATGTTGTGCAATTAATTAGCCAACACGTTGGCATGCACTGCGCTGGATTTAAccaagaaattaattttaaaatccgCACACACCACTTTAAAATCGCTTCATCAATCGACAAAACGGAATGCGCAAACGAACGTCCGCCAAATTTGGTGTGTGCGAGTTAATGAAATGCTCGCAATATACGCTGAAAGCGCATTAAAGTTGCAAGttacatttcattaattaatatatatgtaattttgtATATGCAGGCAcgtgaaatttaaatttcgtttAACTTTAAAGGCATCGAAATACAACGcatttcaatacatttttgttaaagCACGTTAAAGCGCCTTTTGCAGTTGAGCCCAAGCGAGCTTCAAGCGTTGAtgtgtaaaataaaagtatattaaaaatgtgtaattATTAACTtgacgctgttgctgttaacgttgtttttgttgttgcctttttgcCAGCTTGGTTTGCAGATAATTCATCATATGAATTACTCAAACCATTTCACAAACTGTCAATCTCTGTaacactcgcacactctcacacacacatatacacacatgtatacacactcgcacactctgACAACTGAGCTTTTTTCTGTAGCATTGCGCTCATTTTTATGGCTTGGCATGTTTTTGCGCTGTTGGGCAAGTtcgttgtcatcgtcatcgttatTCTCTCCAGCTGTACCTCTCTACCTCTCCACTTCTCCACCTCTTCATCTACCTCTAGCTCTATGTATAACTTGTGCCATGTGCCTTGAGTGTCTGTCTTGTTTTTTCGTTCCtcttttttcatattttctttgtaCATTTTCAACTGTAATCACATCATTTTACATCATATTTCATACTTCATCTTGCTGGCGTCGCTGTTTGGGGGGCGAGGTGGGCGGCAGGCACAAAACATATCATGCAGCAGTGAGTACAACTCGACGTTGTCCTGTGGCACATTTCTAACTCGTTTTGTCCATGGTGACGCagctgtgtttgttttttaccCGACTCTCTGCTCTGTTCAGTAACGGTAATGGTAATACGAACACAgttacagctacagcaacaatttataaacatGGCACACAGGAAATTACATTAAGCAGCGGCACAGATTTGACAGCTTGACGCTAAGAGGCTTTAAGAGCACAATTACAACTTAATCAAAGCTCAGTACAACTATGATACTCGAAGCATAAGTACAATCAGTCATTTAAACATTACAAAAACTATCTTTGTGTTTGCAAAAGAAGATTGTTTCCcatatgaattattat encodes the following:
- the LOC133845828 gene encoding protein terminus-like, whose translation is MRAHYLSRFVFETTSNVRTFRHQPSIHHPHVECASCHSPVEANEPYSHHWLSCEDAQHTKLDLEKKLLLRQIEKERIETFMICDETQQYGGVEEFLLQAGTQALPQLLRFLKYKASELVVTMGFYVSVPGKRFYFESYSFSIKHFLDIEATVDMVIGRLAQKICSYMYMAEGVTLDSCAIRRIKLTVKRLNNGPEVLPLQYRIKNSGGFKAKDNNKKPVNLSLLNESYLNYHGKRFGKFPDSLQVNLYCFHVCPETKELIAVPYLIRSEDVKNTPTFVIQTDVTGEFSGMYEVRNIRRFLRTEPNDRFVECSVCIGAFTSRMHFVLHKQMDCGNEVEVLQMDGESFETYDNCITLPKEFFKLDFIGIRPNY